GCCGGGTCGTAGGCGAGCCCGCCCCAGACCTCGATCGGGAACCCGGAGGGCATCCGCCCGCACACGGTGACCAGCACCCCGTCTCCGGCGGTGGTGTAGCGGCGCAACTCAACATGCGGATGGTCGAGGGTGGCGGCCCAGGCCAGCAGCGCCCCGGCCAGCGCACCCCGTCCCGGCGAGAGGTGGACCTCCACCGGCCGATCGTCGTCCGCCGACACCCGCACCGAATACGGCCCCGGAAGGCCATACCCGTCCAGGTGCGCCCGGAAAGCGTCCAGGAACGGCCGCACGTCCTCTGTGGTGGTGTTCATGCCACTGCACCCCCATCCCGCTCGCCGCGCTCGGGGAACGACAGGACTTGCGCCCGATGGGTAGGCACCCCGGTCACGGTCGTGACCAGCTCATCCAGATCGTCATCAGTCACGTGGAACGCCCGGGCACGGAACGGTTCCCGCCGCCCGTCTTCCTTCGCCCAGGCGACACCCGGGGTCTGCTCCGAGATCTCATGCGCCGTCGCGCCCCGCTCACGCACCCCGTCCCCTAACACCATGTCGACCTGTTGCTTCTCATCCAGGCGCATCGCGATCCGGGTGGTGAACAGGTGCCGGAACCCCACCACCTCCTTACGCGGGTCTTGGAGCAGGCCGAGGACGCACACGCCCGGGGCGCGGCCTTGGCTGGTGATGGTCTGCACGGCCCTGGTCGCGCGTTCGCGCAGGGTTTTGTCCGGCTGGTAGGCGATCACGTCCGCCAGCTCGTCCACCACCAGCAGCAGGAACGGATCACCCGTCGACGGCGACCAGGACCGCAACCAGCCCCGATACCGCGAAGCCCGGGTCTTGACCTCGGTGGCGATGTCTTCCAGCAGCGCCACCGCATCCGGCCCGTTGTCGAACACCACCCGATTGCCGAACACTTCCGGAGCCTGCCCGAGTTCCATCCCGCCCTTCGGGTCGATCCCGTACAGCCGGACCTGCCCGGTGCGGATCATCGGCGCCAGGGCACGGACGATGGCCCACAGCAGTGAACCCTTCCCGGCGCCGGACACGCCCACGACGAGCAGGTGCCGGGCGAGCAGCCGCAGCCGCCACAGCTTCCCGGTCTCGGTGCGCCCGACCGGCAGCCGCTTCAGATCCACCCCGGCTGCATCGTCCGCCAGTGCCGGGGCCGGAATCGGCCGCTGGAGTGGGTCACGGTGCACGAAGTCCAGCTCCAGGCGACCCGGCTTGCGCACCCGCACCCGGCACGAGGACGCCTTGAAGGCATGCGCCAACCCCGAGGCGTGGGCTTCCCACTGCTCCGGCGCCTGGCCCTTGACCATGCGGACCCGCACCCGGTCCCGCCATCCCTCGGAGCGGACCCGGCCGAGTTTCGGGCGGTGTTCTTTGCCGCGTACGAGCTTGACCAGGTCTGACAGCCGCATCACCGACCGCCAGTCGGCCGAGTAGACCGCGAGTTGCCGGATCTCGGAGCGGGCCGGTCCGGCGATGCGCCAGAACGAGTCCGGATGCACCCGCCACCACACCACCAGCCCCACCGTGAGCCCGGCGACCGTGCCGCCCACCGCCCAGTGACCCGCGATCATGTCGAACCAGGCCGTCACCACAGCGGCGAGCACGAGCAGCGGGTAGCGCCACACCACCCGACCCAGCAGCGCCAGCAGCCACGCCAGCACCCAGACCACAGCGACCGGCAGACAGACGAGCTTGACCCAGCCGGGCAGCAGGGTCCACCACGGCAACCGAGGCCGGGCGATCTCCAACGGCGCCGGATCCACCCAGCGCGACTCCCGCGCACCCATCACCGACCACCCCCAACCACTGGGAGGGGTAGCGGGAGCCTGCCCGCGCACCGGTTGCAGGTGGCCTCGCCCGGCAGCAGCCGAGCGAACCTCTTGCAGGTGGCACACCGGGTTGGGCGCGGTTGGGGGACCCCCTCTGGCGCCGACCGTGGTGTGTTGTCTAGCCTTGCCATTGTTCTACTCCATGACGGGGTGAACAGCGCAGAACCGGCGAAGGTTGGTAGCCAGGGTTCCGGTTCTGCGTCTTACGTCCACAATCGACTGTTTCAGGACGTGCTTCACCACCACGCGAATCCGCGTGTCAATTAGTGTCTATTGTGGAATGTTGTTATTCGGGGTTGTTCTGCTGCTCCCTTGCCGCAGCCATCTTCTGCTCACACAGCTTGGCCTTGTGCAGCTCCTTGTCCCGCCAGTACTTCCCGGCCTCGCCCAGCGATTCGTACACCGCCGCGCACTGGCGGTAGAACGTCAGCCACACCGACAGATCCGCATCCCCGCGAGGCATGGCCCGGCCGATCATCTCGTGCGCCTCATCCGTGCTCCCGGGGCTGACCTCGGAGTAGCCGAGTCGTACTCCCACGGTGCTCACCTCCTTTCCGTGCTGTGTCGAGGAAGTCGGCCAGCTCAAGCGCGCCGTCGCTGAGTTGGCGAAGGAGCCGGACGAACGCGGGCCAGTGGTCCGGGTTGGGTGGCGGGAGAATGGCCAGGCTGTCCGGGTCGAGGTACACCACCAGACCCACCTGGTGAATCCCCAGACCGACCGTGTGCATCCCCGCTACCGCTTGCGGCCCGGGTGTCCACCGGGCGTTGAAAGTCATCGTCGGTTGCTCCGCTGCTTATCCTGTTCGCTGTGTGGCCCCACTGACGTGCCAGCCCTTCGAACGCCTGCGCTGCCGATTCGGCAGCGGCCACTGCCCACCACGGCAGGCCCCGGGTCGCCGCGATCTTGTGCCAGGCGTGCGCCACGTTGGCGCAGGCCCAGGTCATCTCCTGCGCCTCCGCCAGGGCGGGCGGGTGGCTGGACACCACCCGGCCCGACACCTCGCAGTACACGCTGTAGGCGTGCTCCCACGCCTTGACCAGCTCGTTGAAGGTCACCGACCGGTCACCGGTCTTGGGTGCCTGCGACCTCATGCCGCAGCCTTGCCCGACTCACCGGCCGCCGCCGTGTTCGCCGAGCTGCCGGAGCCCTTGCCCGCCGAGCGGCCACTACCGGTTGCCTTGAACCCGGTCGCGCGGAACACGTAGGACTGGTACTTGAACTCACCGTTGCCCGCGACCTTCGGCTCAGCCGTGAGCCCGTCCAGCTCGATCGGCCGCATACCCGGCAGCGCCTCCGTAGTGGTCGGTACCGGCTGCACGTCGGCGAGGAAGACCACCTCGAACGAGGCCCGCTTCGCGTTGGTCTCGCTCGGATCGGTCACCGTGACCTTCCACTGCCGCTTGCCGGTCCGCTCGTCCACCTTCTGCTTGGGCTGCCTGCCCCGCGCCCGCTCATCGTTGGACAGGTACTCGTTGTCCGGGGCGACCTCACCGACCATCACCAAGCCCTGCGGGAACGCTTCATCGAAGTCCACCGGGAACCGGAACCCCTTGGGGATCGCCATCAGTTGTCACCTTGCTCTCGTCGCTACTGCCTTGCTCCCTAGCCCTTGGTATGCCAAGGTGCATCTAGGTATACCAAGACTTGGTATGCCAAGTCAACTAGACTCGGCGCGCAGGCGCAGAGAGCTGAGGAGGAGCCCGGTGTCAGAGCACATGTACGAGCGGATAGCCGCCGCTTTGCGCGAGCAAATCGTGAACGGAAGCCTGCCCCCTGGCGAGCGACTACCGTCACAAGAAGCGCTGAGCGAGCAGTACGACGTGTC
The sequence above is drawn from the Amycolatopsis aidingensis genome and encodes:
- a CDS encoding FtsK/SpoIIIE domain-containing protein; this encodes MGARESRWVDPAPLEIARPRLPWWTLLPGWVKLVCLPVAVVWVLAWLLALLGRVVWRYPLLVLAAVVTAWFDMIAGHWAVGGTVAGLTVGLVVWWRVHPDSFWRIAGPARSEIRQLAVYSADWRSVMRLSDLVKLVRGKEHRPKLGRVRSEGWRDRVRVRMVKGQAPEQWEAHASGLAHAFKASSCRVRVRKPGRLELDFVHRDPLQRPIPAPALADDAAGVDLKRLPVGRTETGKLWRLRLLARHLLVVGVSGAGKGSLLWAIVRALAPMIRTGQVRLYGIDPKGGMELGQAPEVFGNRVVFDNGPDAVALLEDIATEVKTRASRYRGWLRSWSPSTGDPFLLLVVDELADVIAYQPDKTLRERATRAVQTITSQGRAPGVCVLGLLQDPRKEVVGFRHLFTTRIAMRLDEKQQVDMVLGDGVRERGATAHEISEQTPGVAWAKEDGRREPFRARAFHVTDDDLDELVTTVTGVPTHRAQVLSFPERGERDGGAVA
- a CDS encoding AMED_5909 family protein, with translation MSTVGVRLGYSEVSPGSTDEAHEMIGRAMPRGDADLSVWLTFYRQCAAVYESLGEAGKYWRDKELHKAKLCEQKMAAAREQQNNPE